The following proteins are encoded in a genomic region of Bradyrhizobium sp. SK17:
- the araD gene encoding L-arabinonate dehydratase, protein MTKKTKTPDQLRSARWFAPDDLRAFGHRSRAMQMGYAPEEWRDRPVIAIINTWSDAQPCHMHFKSRVDDVKRGVLMAGGFPLELPALSLSESLLKPTTMLYRNMLAMDAEELLRGHPVDGVVLMGGCDKTTPGLLLGATSMNLPAIYLPAGPMLRGNWKGRTLGSGSDAWKYWDERRAGKISDKDWVDMEAGIARSYGTCMTMGTASTMTAIAEAIGMTLPGASSIPAADANHIRMSSEAGRRIVEMVWEDLTPQRIQTRKAFENAITVAMAMGCSTNAIIHLIAQARRAGQDISLDDFEIASRKVPVIANVRPSGDLYLMEDFFYAGGLPGLMNRIKPHLHLDCITVTGRTLGENIAGAEVYNDDVIRTVDNPIYKEGALAVLKGNLAPDGCVIKPSACDPRFLKHSGPALVFDDYPSMKKAVDDPDLDVTADHVLILRNAGPQGGPGMPEWGMLPIPTKLVKQGVRDMVRLSDARMSGTSYGACILHVSPESFIGGPLALVRNGDRITLDVAARTIDLDVPEAELAGRRAEWKQPEKRFERGYGWMFSKHIKQANEGCDFDFLETGFGKPVGEPSIY, encoded by the coding sequence ATGACAAAAAAGACCAAGACCCCGGACCAATTGCGCAGCGCGCGATGGTTTGCTCCCGACGATCTCAGAGCCTTCGGCCATCGCTCCCGCGCGATGCAGATGGGCTACGCGCCGGAGGAATGGCGCGATCGGCCGGTGATCGCGATCATCAACACTTGGTCCGATGCGCAGCCCTGTCATATGCACTTCAAGAGTCGGGTCGACGACGTCAAGCGCGGCGTGCTGATGGCCGGCGGCTTTCCGCTCGAGCTGCCGGCGTTGTCGCTGTCGGAATCGCTGCTGAAGCCGACCACGATGCTTTACCGCAACATGCTGGCGATGGATGCCGAGGAACTGCTGCGCGGCCATCCGGTCGACGGCGTGGTGCTGATGGGCGGCTGCGACAAGACGACGCCCGGGCTGTTGTTGGGAGCCACCAGCATGAACCTGCCGGCGATCTATCTGCCGGCCGGTCCGATGCTGCGCGGCAATTGGAAGGGCCGCACGCTGGGCTCCGGCTCGGATGCCTGGAAGTACTGGGACGAGCGGCGTGCGGGGAAAATCTCCGACAAGGACTGGGTCGACATGGAGGCCGGCATCGCCCGCAGCTACGGCACCTGCATGACGATGGGCACCGCCTCGACGATGACCGCGATCGCCGAAGCGATCGGCATGACATTGCCCGGCGCCTCGTCGATCCCCGCGGCCGACGCCAACCACATCCGGATGAGCTCGGAGGCCGGACGCCGCATCGTCGAGATGGTGTGGGAGGATCTGACGCCGCAGCGGATCCAGACACGGAAGGCCTTTGAGAACGCCATCACGGTCGCGATGGCGATGGGCTGCTCGACCAACGCGATCATCCATTTGATCGCGCAGGCGCGCCGCGCCGGCCAGGACATTTCGCTCGATGATTTCGAGATCGCGAGCCGCAAGGTGCCTGTCATCGCCAATGTGCGGCCGAGCGGCGACCTCTATCTGATGGAGGATTTCTTCTATGCCGGCGGGCTGCCCGGCCTGATGAACCGCATCAAGCCGCATCTGCATCTCGACTGCATCACCGTCACCGGCAGGACACTTGGCGAGAACATCGCGGGCGCCGAGGTCTACAATGACGACGTCATCCGCACCGTCGACAACCCGATCTACAAGGAGGGCGCGCTGGCGGTGCTGAAGGGCAATCTCGCCCCCGATGGCTGCGTGATCAAGCCAAGCGCCTGCGATCCGCGCTTCCTCAAGCACAGCGGGCCGGCACTGGTGTTCGACGATTATCCCTCGATGAAGAAGGCGGTCGACGATCCCGATCTCGACGTCACGGCCGATCACGTGCTGATCCTGCGCAATGCTGGCCCACAGGGCGGGCCGGGCATGCCGGAATGGGGCATGCTGCCGATCCCGACCAAGCTGGTGAAGCAGGGCGTGCGCGACATGGTGCGGCTGTCGGATGCTCGGATGAGCGGCACCAGCTACGGCGCCTGCATCCTGCACGTCTCGCCGGAATCGTTCATCGGCGGCCCGCTGGCGCTGGTGCGCAACGGCGACCGTATCACGCTCGACGTTGCCGCGCGCACCATCGACCTCGACGTGCCGGAGGCCGAGCTCGCCGGACGCCGCGCGGAGTGGAAGCAGCCCGAGAAGCGCTTCGAGCGCGGCTATGGCTGGATGTTCTCGAAGCACATCAAGCAGGCCAATGAGGGCTGCGACTTCGATTTCCTCGAGACCGGGTTTGGCAAGCCGGTGGGCGAGCCGTCGATTTACTAG
- a CDS encoding ribonuclease activity regulator RraA: MSKLSDATRNKLKTVSTATVATALFKRGFRIQMIQDVHPLSPDQPTMVGEAFTLRYMPAREDLNTIEVFRDRAHPQRKAIEDCPVGAVLVMDSRKDARAASAGAILVTRLMKRGCAGVVTDGGFRDSAEIGRLGFPAFHHRPSAPTNLTLHQAIEINVPIGCGDAPVFPGDVILGDSDGVIVVPAHLADEIANETFEMTAFEDFVTEQVQNGRSIFGLYPATDEQTLRDFAVWRKAKGR, encoded by the coding sequence ATGTCGAAACTCAGCGACGCCACCCGCAATAAACTCAAAACTGTCTCCACCGCCACCGTCGCGACCGCGCTGTTCAAGCGTGGCTTCCGTATCCAGATGATCCAGGACGTGCATCCCCTGAGCCCCGATCAGCCGACCATGGTCGGCGAGGCCTTCACGCTGCGCTACATGCCGGCGCGCGAGGATCTCAATACGATCGAGGTGTTTCGCGATCGAGCGCACCCGCAGCGCAAGGCGATCGAGGATTGCCCCGTGGGTGCGGTGCTGGTGATGGACAGCCGCAAGGATGCGCGTGCGGCGTCGGCTGGCGCGATCCTGGTGACGCGGCTGATGAAGCGCGGCTGCGCCGGCGTCGTCACCGACGGCGGCTTTCGCGACTCGGCCGAGATCGGGCGGCTTGGCTTCCCGGCATTCCACCATCGCCCGAGCGCACCGACCAACCTCACCTTGCATCAGGCGATCGAGATCAACGTTCCGATCGGCTGCGGCGACGCGCCGGTGTTTCCCGGCGACGTGATCCTCGGCGACAGCGACGGCGTCATCGTGGTCCCCGCCCATCTCGCCGACGAGATCGCCAACGAGACCTTCGAAATGACCGCGTTCGAGGATTTCGTCACCGAGCAGGTGCAAAACGGCCGCAGCATCTTCGGTCTCTATCCTGCGACGGATGAGCAGACGTTGAGGGATTTTGCAGTGTGGCGGAAGGCGAAGGGG